GTGCTCGTAGGCCCGCCTCGGGAACCGACCCAGGGAGTGTCTGCTCTCCGGGTTCCCCGCTGCCAGCCAGAACGGCCGCATGGCCTCAAGGACCTCTGGGTCAAGCGGGGCGGAGGCGTTGTGGTCGAGATAGATCGGCTCCATGAATCTCGATCCCGGCCCGGTCAATTCATTCGAACGACGTGGTCGAAGGCGAAGGCGTCGGTGTTCTGACCTGAGAGTGACGTGGAGCGGTCTTGACCGATTAACCCAGGGCACGAAGTGTCAGAAATAACCCCAGCAGGAACAGGGGAATCCCCAAGAGCATCAGCGGCCCGGCAAGGAGGGCTGCCCCCCCGACCATCAGCAGGAAACCGAGCAGCAACGACGCCGCTCTCCCCATCCAGTCAATCGTCTGGAGGAGGGCTCGGATCGGCCACATCAGGGCACGGACCATCGCGCCTCTCATGGTTTTCAGGGTAGCAGATCCCGGATAATGGTGGGAGTCTTCCCTGAGGGAAGGCTGCGGGTTGGACACCTCGACCCTCTCACAAGACGCCGGCCTTGACCTGAGGCGACCACGACGAATCACCCCGGATGATTGGTCGATTCTGGTGGATCTAGATGGTCTCATGGTCTGGATCTCCCGGTTCGGGTTCCTCGACCGCCCCTCCGGCGACGCGCCGGACAACCTTGCGAGGTTTGTCGGATTCTGCTACTGATGCGGCTCCCAGAAAGGGATTCGACGGGGTTAGCCAACGCTTGAGTCGCCGGCCGCCGCGAGTGTTCCGTGATGAACGACCACGGCGGGGTCGGGCAAGGAGGCCGACGTGCGACAGGGCCTGTTCGCGTTCTTTTTGATCTTCGCCGCCTTCGCTGGGGGTGCCCTGGTGAACGGCCCCGGCCTGGAGTGGGGACGTCAACACCTCGCCTCTCTCTCGAAGCATCTGCCAAAGCAGTTGTCCGGCAATCAGGAGGCCCTTGCAAGCGAGTCGCCTGTCGCAGAACTGGACACGAGCAACCTCCTAGACAGCCCCAGAACCAACACGGATCAATCCGATTCGGTTCGATCGCCGCTCCCGGTCGCGGACTCCTCACCGTTTGCATCCTCGTCGTTGAGGGTCGAGGCAACCCCTTCGCACGACGCTCTCTCTCCTGAGGAGCTGGAAGAAGAGTCCGCGCCGACGGTCAAAGCTCCCCTTGGTCCCACGATCGCCACCCAGTCCTCTCCCCTGGATGCCGCCTCTCCCGACCCCACGACGACCACCCCGCGAGAGCTCCCGGAGGCCCCCCCTTCTCTGCTCGAACTCGCCCGTCGGAAACTTGCGGATCGAGGGATGACGGGGTCAGAGGATCAGGACAGATCGCCTGAGGAAGCCACCGCATCTCAGAAAGCATCGGCGGGTCTTGCTGCCACCGATGAACCTTTCGAGCCGACTCAGGCAGCAGCGTCGAACGATTCGGAAGCCCCTCCCGCAACCAATCCGTTTGAAGCGGTTGCATCTTCCCCAGGTGAGGAACCTCCTCAGCCGGCCGCCATCGACCCAAGCGTTCGGCTCGCAAGTCGTTCAAGCGAACCAGAAGGGCAGTCCGATTGGGCCGAGGTCCGTGCTCAGATGGAGGACCTCGGGGTTGGCCGCTTCTGGGTTGAGGGAGAATTCGGCGGCCCGGTCATTTTTCGATGCGTGGTGCCGATGATCGGGGATCGGGCCGTCTCCCAGCACTTCGAGGCCGAGGGGGATGACCTGATCTCCGCCGCTCGCGTCACCTTGCGGCGAATTGCACTCTGGCGAGCCACGGAAGCAACCCCATAAGTCGTCGCGACATTCCTCACGCCATCCAAGCCGAGCGACCGAGGATTTCCGATCATCCACCTGGCCCACCTTTGTGGTGGATGCCTCTGGGGATTTTCCGAACCATTCACCACCGGAATCCCCATTGCCAGTTGGGTTTGCGCCGCATTCAGAATGATCGTTGCGGTAGTTTAGACCCAAGGGATCAAAAAAAGTTCGCAAGGAGCGGGCGACTGCGGCAACGATTCCCCTTGGAATGGCTGCACTCCCTTCTTCCTCACTCACGATTGGTTCGGCGTCCGGGCCGGAGCCCTTTGACTGGTCGGCTGTGCTGGCCGAACACGGTCGGTGGCTCCGTACGGTCATTCGCGCCCGGCTGGGAGAGCCGCAAGGCGTTGAGGAGGTGTTGCAAGAGGTCTCACTAGCGGCTGTTGCCCAGCGATCGGCCGTCGCGGACCCCGCTCGAATCGGCGCCTGGCTTTACGGGTTGGCGGTTCGGCAGGCGTTGCTCTATCGGCGATCCCAGGGCCGCCGTCGCAAGCTCACCGCCCGCTATACCGAGATCGCCCAGGAAGGCTCAACCACCGAACAACGCGATCCGCTCGATTGG
The Tautonia marina DNA segment above includes these coding regions:
- a CDS encoding RNA polymerase sigma factor; translated protein: MAALPSSSLTIGSASGPEPFDWSAVLAEHGRWLRTVIRARLGEPQGVEEVLQEVSLAAVAQRSAVADPARIGAWLYGLAVRQALLYRRSQGRRRKLTARYTEIAQEGSTTEQRDPLDWLMATERDALVRRAVDELAPKDRELLLLKYTEDWSCRELAHRLGLSESAVEARLHRARARLRGKLDRSLRPTE